The following are encoded in a window of Hymenobacter sp. GOD-10R genomic DNA:
- a CDS encoding helix-turn-helix transcriptional regulator, protein MNPMALPLLDWRVCPTGRPDEPLRMQRLEALAARAPGVAHAHRFWLLLHVARGAGVLHLPGQALALQPGQLVLLPPGPVLGWALAAGCRGEVVCFLADYYLASFPAPGLPAGPGPWALVLPPAERAEVPALLRGLARTLAEPNADPAQARAYLHLLLALAFPAAPAPQGGRAAAVARQFAQLLEAHFRTLHAVRDYAARLHLSPDHLCACCRQYLGHPARQLIGARVLAEARHLLGTTGLSVAEVGYALGFEDASHFGRFFRQHAGCSPRAYRQNPALYQKNLENGQLPGRPGG, encoded by the coding sequence ATGAACCCCATGGCCCTTCCCTTGCTCGACTGGCGGGTGTGCCCCACCGGGCGGCCCGACGAGCCGCTGCGGATGCAGCGCCTCGAAGCGTTGGCGGCCCGGGCACCGGGCGTGGCCCACGCCCACCGCTTCTGGCTGCTGCTGCACGTGGCGCGGGGCGCGGGCGTGCTGCACCTGCCGGGGCAGGCGCTGGCGCTGCAACCGGGGCAGTTGGTGCTGCTGCCGCCGGGGCCGGTACTGGGCTGGGCGCTGGCGGCCGGCTGCCGGGGCGAGGTGGTGTGCTTTCTGGCCGACTACTACCTGGCCAGCTTTCCCGCGCCGGGGCTGCCGGCCGGGCCGGGGCCGTGGGCGCTGGTATTGCCCCCGGCCGAGCGGGCCGAAGTGCCGGCCCTGCTGCGCGGCCTAGCCCGCACCCTGGCCGAGCCTAACGCCGACCCCGCCCAGGCCCGCGCCTACCTGCACCTGCTGCTGGCGTTGGCTTTCCCGGCCGCGCCAGCCCCGCAGGGGGGTAGGGCGGCGGCGGTGGCCCGGCAGTTTGCGCAGCTGCTGGAAGCGCACTTTCGCACCCTGCACGCGGTGCGCGACTACGCCGCCCGCCTGCACCTCAGCCCCGACCACCTCTGCGCCTGCTGCCGCCAGTACCTGGGCCACCCCGCCCGCCAGCTCATTGGGGCGCGGGTGCTGGCTGAGGCCCGGCATCTGCTGGGCACCACGGGCCTGTCGGTGGCCGAGGTGGGCTATGCCCTGGGCTTTGAGGATGCCTCGCATTTCGGGCGCTTCTTCCGCCAGCACGCGGGCTGCTCGCCCCGGGCCTACCGCCAAAACCCGGCTTTGTACCAGAAAAACCTGGAAAACGGCCAGTTGCCCGGTAGGCCGGGCGGGTAA
- a CDS encoding substrate-binding domain-containing protein, whose protein sequence is MQTPFRTRLGRVARCLMLSTLAASPALAQTPPQTLHVYGPGGPATAMKECAAAFTKQTGTPVDVTAGPEPQWLPQAQQDADLVYGGAEYMLTQTALAHPGLVDEASRTSLYARESAVLVRPGNPLHIKRLEDLTRPGVRLLDVNGAGQMGMTEDMARTPALIANLQHNTRTSVKTSAEAVALWQQQPQGYDAWITYASWQPRLPGSALVRLPRAQRVHRGTPIALTQRTTQAATARQFVAFLKSAEGHAIFRRNGWE, encoded by the coding sequence ATGCAAACCCCTTTTCGCACCCGGCTCGGCCGGGTTGCCCGCTGCCTTATGCTCAGCACCTTAGCCGCCAGCCCGGCCCTGGCCCAGACGCCGCCCCAAACCCTGCACGTGTACGGCCCCGGCGGCCCGGCCACGGCTATGAAGGAGTGCGCTGCCGCCTTTACCAAACAAACGGGAACCCCCGTGGACGTCACGGCCGGCCCCGAGCCGCAGTGGCTACCCCAGGCCCAGCAGGATGCCGACCTGGTGTACGGCGGGGCCGAATATATGCTCACCCAAACTGCGCTGGCCCACCCCGGCCTGGTGGACGAGGCCAGCCGCACCAGCCTCTACGCCCGCGAGTCGGCGGTGCTGGTGCGGCCGGGCAACCCGCTGCACATCAAGCGCCTCGAAGACCTGACCCGGCCCGGCGTGCGCCTGCTCGACGTGAACGGGGCCGGCCAGATGGGCATGACCGAGGACATGGCTCGCACCCCGGCCCTCATCGCCAACCTCCAGCACAATACCCGCACCTCGGTGAAGACCAGTGCCGAGGCCGTGGCTCTCTGGCAGCAGCAGCCCCAGGGCTACGACGCCTGGATAACCTATGCCTCGTGGCAGCCGCGCCTGCCCGGCTCGGCCCTGGTGCGCCTGCCCCGCGCCCAGCGCGTGCACCGGGGCACGCCCATCGCCCTCACCCAGCGCACCACCCAGGCGGCCACCGCCCGGCAGTTCGTGGCCTTTTTAAAGTCAGCCGAGGGCCACGCCATTTTCCGCCGCAATGGGTGGGAGTAG
- a CDS encoding substrate-binding domain-containing protein — translation MKRLPHLLALAALALAPAALSAQTMPVQKPTPPDAAHRFDPPWNAPFQTGEAFTVPGIDNVPDLYGDVVDPQLVVFFGGNQFMVLDDLLREFRKAYPQYQRIFVETLPPGILAKQIEQGGALVVGNLRIALKPDVYAAGKSRMDMTPEWFGRTSSYAQNRLAIMVRKGNPKKVASLRDLGRPEVRVSMPNPTWEGIGKRIEESYQKAGGVALKTAVMTTKVKAGSTFLTQIHHRQSPLRVLYDQSDAAPVWYTEAFYQKMLGHPVESVEIPAKENILANYVAGTMKAAPHAQAAEDFVAFLTSPAGQAVYQKYGFLPPVK, via the coding sequence ATGAAACGCCTTCCTCACCTGCTTGCTCTGGCTGCGCTCGCGCTGGCCCCGGCTGCCCTTTCGGCCCAGACCATGCCCGTGCAGAAACCCACGCCGCCCGACGCGGCCCACCGCTTCGACCCGCCCTGGAATGCCCCGTTTCAAACCGGCGAGGCCTTTACGGTGCCCGGGATTGACAACGTGCCCGACTTGTATGGCGACGTGGTGGACCCGCAGCTGGTGGTGTTTTTTGGGGGCAACCAGTTCATGGTGCTCGACGATTTGCTGCGCGAGTTTCGCAAGGCCTACCCGCAGTACCAGCGCATTTTCGTGGAAACGCTGCCGCCCGGCATCCTGGCCAAGCAGATTGAGCAGGGCGGGGCGCTGGTGGTGGGCAACCTGCGCATCGCCCTCAAGCCCGACGTGTACGCGGCCGGCAAGAGCCGCATGGATATGACCCCCGAGTGGTTTGGACGCACCAGCAGCTACGCCCAGAACCGGCTGGCTATTATGGTCCGCAAGGGCAACCCCAAGAAGGTGGCCAGCCTGCGCGACCTGGGCCGGCCCGAGGTGCGGGTGAGCATGCCCAACCCCACCTGGGAGGGCATCGGCAAGCGCATCGAAGAGTCGTATCAAAAGGCTGGGGGCGTGGCACTCAAAACGGCCGTGATGACGACCAAGGTGAAAGCCGGCAGCACGTTTCTGACCCAGATTCACCACCGGCAATCGCCCCTGCGGGTGCTCTACGACCAGTCGGATGCCGCCCCGGTGTGGTACACGGAGGCTTTTTACCAGAAAATGCTGGGCCACCCGGTAGAGAGCGTCGAGATTCCGGCCAAGGAAAACATACTGGCCAACTACGTGGCCGGCACGATGAAAGCCGCCCCCCACGCCCAGGCCGCCGAGGACTTCGTGGCCTTCCTCACCAGCCCCGCCGGGCAGGCCGTGTACCAGAAGTACGGCTTCCTGCCCCCGGTGAAATAA